A genome region from Elusimicrobiaceae bacterium includes the following:
- a CDS encoding ATP-binding cassette domain-containing protein, producing the protein MASWLVSWGRILVLLNEKPAVTESADSVAVPRLEGRIKFENVSYRYPTGERDALKNISLEIRPGEQVAFVGPSGSGKTTVINLMLRLFDPCAGRIMYDGLDLREARLKDLRAHIGLVGQNTILFDDTVYQNLSMGAQAATHGEIEQAAKIANADRFIMDLPQKYETMLGERGVKLSGGQRQRLAIARAVLKNPAVLLLDEATSNLDTTSEKYVQAALELVHKDRTVVMVAHRLSTIKHADRIYVLNNGEIAETGTHAELLAQNGIYAKLYEIQGAGS; encoded by the coding sequence ATGGCTTCTTGGCTGGTGTCGTGGGGCCGGATACTTGTGCTGCTTAACGAAAAGCCCGCCGTCACCGAAAGCGCCGATTCTGTGGCGGTGCCGAGGCTGGAGGGCCGGATAAAATTCGAGAATGTCAGCTACCGCTATCCCACCGGCGAGCGCGACGCGCTGAAAAATATCAGCCTTGAAATACGGCCGGGCGAGCAGGTGGCGTTTGTCGGGCCGTCGGGGTCCGGCAAGACGACGGTTATCAACCTTATGCTGCGGCTTTTCGATCCGTGCGCCGGGCGCATAATGTATGACGGGCTGGACTTGCGCGAGGCGAGGCTTAAGGATCTGCGCGCGCATATCGGGCTGGTGGGCCAGAACACGATTTTATTCGATGATACCGTTTACCAGAATCTTTCCATGGGCGCGCAGGCCGCCACGCACGGGGAAATAGAGCAGGCTGCGAAAATAGCGAATGCCGACAGGTTTATCATGGACCTGCCGCAGAAATACGAAACGATGCTGGGCGAGCGCGGGGTAAAACTGTCGGGCGGGCAGCGGCAGCGGCTGGCGATAGCGCGGGCGGTGCTGAAAAATCCGGCGGTGCTGTTGCTTGACGAAGCGACCAGCAATCTCGACACGACGAGCGAGAAGTACGTTCAGGCGGCGCTGGAACTGGTGCATAAGGACCGCACTGTGGTGATGGTGGCGCACCGCCTGTCAACAATCAAGCACGCGGACCGGATTTATGTGCTCAATAACGGCGAAATAGCCGAAACGGGCACCCATGCCGAACTGCTCGCGCAAAACGGGATTTACGCCAAGCTGTATGAAATTCAGGGCGCGGGAAGCTGA